In the genome of Cryptomeria japonica chromosome 8, Sugi_1.0, whole genome shotgun sequence, one region contains:
- the LOC131041629 gene encoding protein DETOXIFICATION 27-like, translating into MVDTSKDPLIIDEQRDSNKSVSLICSRDLGRRIVDESKKIWAIAGPAIFTRIAMYGTIVISQAFAGHLGELELAAISIASTVILGFNFGLFLGMASALETLCGQAFGARQYQMLGLYLQRAWVVILGVAILLLPMYIYAAPILKIFGQSDAIAELTGTLSIWVIPQHFSFVFFFPTQRFLQSQLKNMVIAWISGASLVIHVFLSWMFIIKFEMGLIGVAITLNLTWWFPTIGLILYATCGGCSRTWTGLSKDAFSDLWPFFKLSVASGVMICLENWYYRILVLSTGNLPDLQVAVDSLSICMSINGWEMMIPLGFFAATGVRVANELGAGNGKGAKFSMVVSTISSTMIGLVFCLLIIVLRQEVALAFTSSFTIVEAVSKLSILLAFTILLNSIQPVLSGVAVGSGWQSYVAYINIGSYYVIGVPFGVILGWVFDQGVLVKVFCHIYKYVLYCEDSILIVLCSYPVIHQICLYLFYNLD; encoded by the exons ATGGTAGACACTTCAAAAGATCCACTTATCATTGACGAGCAGAGGGACAGTAATAAAAGTGTGTCATTGATATGCTCAAGAGACTTGGGAAGGAGGATTGTAGATGAATCAAAGAAAATATGGGCGATTGCAGGGCCTGCTATTTTTACTCGCATAGCCATGTATGGGACAATCGTCATCAGTCAGGCCTTTGCTGGACATCTGGGAGAATTGGAATTGGCTGCCATCTCCATAGCTAGCACTGTAATTTTGGGCTTCAACTTTGGACTCTTT TTAGGCATGGCAAGCGCCCTGGAGACCTTGTGTGGCCAGGCTTTTGGGGCTCGGCAATATCAAATGTTGGGACTATATTTGCAGCGGGCATGGGTTGTCATCTTGGGTGTTGCAATTCTTCTCTTACCAATGTACATATATGCAGCACCCATCTTGAAGATCTTTGGACAGTCAGATGCCATTGCTGAATTAACCGGAACACTTTCAATATGGGTCATTCCTCAACATTTCTCATTTGTATTCTTCTTTCCCACTCAGAGATTTTTGCAGTCCCAGTTGAAAAACATGGTCATTGCGTGGATCTCTGGAGCCTCTTTGGTGATCCATGTTTTCCTGAGCTGGATGTTTATTATCAAATTTGAGATGGGGTTAATTGGTGTGGCAATTACATTGAATTTGACATGGTGGTTTCCCACAATTGGCCTAATTCTTTATGCCACCTGTGGGGGTTGCTCGAGGACATGGACAGGTCTGTCTAAAGATGCATTCTCAGACTTGTGGCCTTTTTTCAAGCTCTCTGTTGCATCCGGTGTCATGATATG TTTAGAGAATTGGTATTACAGAATACTGGTCCTCTCGACAGGAAACCTGCCAGATTTACAAGTTGCAGTCGATTCTCTTTCTATCTG CATGAGTATCAATGGGTGGGAGATGATGATACCACTTGGGTTTTTTGCTGCTACTGG CGTGAGGGTAGCTAATGAGCTGGGGGCTGGAAATGGCAAAGGAGCTAAATTTTCAATGGTTGTTTCTACAATCAGTTCTACCATGATAGGCCTTGTTTTTTGTTTGCTCATTATTGTGCTTCGCCAGGAAGTTGCTCTGGCCTTCACAAGTAGTTTCACAATTGTAGAAGCCGTTTCTAAGTTGTCCATTTTGCTGGCCTTTACTATCCTCCTCAACAGTATTCAACCTGTGCTTTCAG GGGTAGCGGTGGGCTCAGGGTGGCAATCTTACGTTGCTTACATCAATATTGGGAGTTACTACGTGATCGGTGTCCCTTTTGGAGTGATCCTTGGTTGGGTGTTTGATCAGGGGGTTTTG GTCAAGGTCTTTTGCCATATCTACAAATATGTCCTCTACTGTGAAGATTCGATCTTGATAGTGTTATGTAGCTATCCTGTAattcatcaaatttgcctctattTGTTCTATAATTTGGACTAA